Proteins encoded in a region of the Apilactobacillus apisilvae genome:
- the gndA gene encoding NADP-dependent phosphogluconate dehydrogenase — protein MAESKANIGVVGMAVMGKNLALNIESRGFTVGIYNRSSSKTEEVMKDHAEKNLVPSYSVEEFVKSLETPRRIMMMVKAGKATDAVINELLPLLDKGDVLIDGGNTNFHDTMKRNAELDKSGVNFIGMGVSGGELGALRGPSLMPGGQKEAYDLVEPILTQIAAKAKDGKPCVSYIGPNGAGHYVKMVHNGIEYGDEELIDESYNILRNGAGISVDDLADIFKDWNKGELDSYLIEITGDILTRKDDLGSDKNKPIVDMILDRGANKGTGKWSSIDAMEIGTDQSVITESVYARFISMLKDERLNAAKVLNGPKATDVIGEDDKKDLIEKVRKALYFGKIMSYAQGFEQLRFASEDYDWDLKFGELAQIWREGCIIRAQFLQNITDAFEKDPKLTNLLLDPYFSDIANKYQSDARDVVALATKAGIPVPSLSAAVTYFDSYRAEVLPANLLQAQRDYFGAHTYERTDREGNFHYPWYTEQ, from the coding sequence ATGGCTGAATCAAAAGCAAACATTGGTGTTGTTGGAATGGCTGTTATGGGTAAAAACTTAGCCCTTAACATTGAAAGCCGTGGCTTCACTGTAGGTATTTACAATCGTTCATCTTCAAAAACAGAAGAAGTAATGAAGGATCATGCAGAAAAGAACTTGGTTCCAAGTTACTCTGTTGAAGAATTTGTTAAATCTCTAGAAACTCCACGTCGTATTATGATGATGGTTAAAGCTGGTAAAGCAACTGATGCTGTTATCAACGAACTATTACCTTTATTAGACAAAGGTGATGTTTTAATTGATGGTGGTAACACAAACTTCCACGATACTATGAAGAGAAATGCTGAATTAGATAAATCTGGTGTTAACTTCATCGGTATGGGTGTATCTGGTGGTGAACTAGGTGCATTAAGAGGTCCATCATTAATGCCTGGTGGTCAAAAAGAAGCATATGATTTAGTTGAACCTATTTTAACTCAAATCGCTGCTAAAGCTAAAGATGGCAAACCATGTGTTTCATACATCGGACCAAATGGTGCCGGCCACTATGTAAAAATGGTTCATAACGGTATCGAATACGGTGATGAAGAATTAATCGACGAAAGCTACAACATTCTACGTAATGGTGCTGGTATTTCAGTTGATGATCTTGCTGACATCTTTAAGGACTGGAACAAAGGTGAACTGGACAGTTACTTAATCGAAATCACTGGTGATATCTTAACTAGAAAAGATGATTTAGGTTCAGACAAGAACAAGCCTATCGTTGACATGATCTTAGACCGTGGTGCTAACAAAGGTACTGGTAAATGGTCATCAATAGACGCTATGGAAATTGGTACTGACCAATCAGTTATTACTGAATCAGTTTATGCTCGTTTCATCTCAATGCTAAAAGACGAACGTCTAAATGCTGCTAAAGTTCTTAATGGACCAAAAGCAACTGACGTTATTGGTGAAGATGACAAGAAAGACCTTATCGAAAAAGTACGTAAAGCACTATACTTCGGTAAGATTATGAGTTATGCACAAGGTTTTGAACAACTACGTTTCGCTTCAGAAGACTATGACTGGGACTTGAAGTTCGGTGAATTAGCTCAAATCTGGCGTGAAGGTTGTATCATTCGTGCACAATTCCTACAAAACATTACTGATGCCTTTGAAAAAGATCCTAAGTTAACTAACTTATTATTAGACCCTTACTTCTCAGACATTGCTAACAAGTATCAAAGTGATGCACGTGATGTTGTTGCTTTGGCAACTAAGGCTGGTATTCCAGTTCCATCACTTTCAGCTGCTGTAACTTACTTTGATTCATACCGTGCTGAAGTATTACCTGCTAACTTACTACAAGCACAACGTGATTACTTCGGTGCTCACACATACGAACGTACTGATCGTGAAGGTAACTTCCATTACCCATGGTATACTGAACAATAA
- a CDS encoding cation:dicarboxylate symporter family transporter produces the protein MKKFKLSLGWQIFIGLILGIVLGIIFYKNATAITAMQSIGTMFIRLIQMIVIPIVISCLTVGIASIGDIHKLGRIGGKTILYFELMTTIAIVLGLVVGNIFHPGDFINVHSLHGSDITQYLATAKSANHSGIWGTLINLIPVNVFSSISTGDMMPIIVFSVFFGLGTSAVGDKGKIIVDFMESVSQVMFKITGWIMKLSPIGVCALIGVTLAELGLSALAPLSYFVLLTYATMAIFVIVVMGIAARIFGFRIFDLLRVVKEEAILAFSTASSEAALPRNIDKMTKFGVSPSIVSFVIPTGYTFNLDGSAIYQSLAALFLAQAYGIHLSIGQQITLLITLMITSKGMAGVPGASFVVLLATLSTVNIPLSGMTFIAGIDRFIDMARTAVNVIGNSLATVIIGKSENEFDSNKEKEYMAKLK, from the coding sequence ATGAAAAAATTTAAACTCTCTTTAGGCTGGCAAATTTTTATAGGTCTAATTTTAGGAATTGTTTTGGGAATCATATTTTATAAAAATGCAACTGCTATAACTGCGATGCAAAGTATTGGAACAATGTTTATTCGTTTAATTCAAATGATTGTTATTCCTATTGTAATTTCATGTTTAACAGTCGGAATTGCAAGTATTGGAGATATCCATAAACTTGGTAGAATTGGTGGAAAGACCATTTTATATTTTGAATTAATGACTACTATTGCAATTGTTTTGGGATTAGTTGTTGGAAATATTTTCCATCCTGGTGATTTTATTAATGTTCATTCTCTACATGGAAGTGATATTACTCAATATTTAGCAACCGCTAAAAGTGCTAATCATAGTGGAATATGGGGAACTTTAATTAATTTAATACCAGTAAATGTTTTTAGTTCTATTAGTACTGGCGATATGATGCCAATTATTGTATTTTCTGTATTCTTTGGATTAGGAACTTCTGCAGTTGGTGATAAGGGTAAGATTATTGTTGACTTCATGGAATCAGTCTCACAAGTAATGTTTAAAATTACTGGTTGGATCATGAAACTATCACCTATTGGTGTATGTGCATTGATTGGAGTTACTTTAGCTGAATTAGGATTATCCGCATTAGCTCCACTAAGCTATTTTGTACTTCTAACTTATGCAACTATGGCTATTTTTGTTATTGTAGTAATGGGAATTGCTGCCAGGATATTTGGTTTTAGAATTTTTGATTTATTAAGAGTTGTTAAAGAAGAAGCTATTTTAGCTTTTTCAACAGCTAGTTCTGAAGCTGCATTACCTAGAAATATTGATAAAATGACAAAGTTTGGAGTTAGTCCATCAATAGTTTCATTTGTTATTCCTACAGGATATACATTTAACTTAGATGGATCCGCTATTTACCAATCATTAGCTGCTTTGTTTTTAGCACAAGCTTATGGGATTCATTTATCAATTGGGCAACAAATAACTTTGTTGATTACTCTAATGATTACTTCTAAAGGTATGGCAGGTGTGCCAGGAGCATCATTTGTTGTATTATTAGCAACTTTATCTACAGTAAATATTCCATTATCTGGAATGACTTTTATTGCTGGTATCGATCGTTTTATTGATATGGCAAGAACAGCTGTTAACGTTATTGGAAATTCTTTAGCAACAGTTATTATTGGTAAATCAGAAAATGAATTTGATAGTAATAAAGAAAAAGAATATATGGCTAAGTTAAAATAA
- a CDS encoding multicopper oxidase family protein yields MSEEDKVYKDYFYYEPAFNTHDGGYVPLEEPNIPQQKLKIPEPLKPDKETDTDMYYTVISEAGESQIMPGIKTKTWGYNQPLLGKTIIFKRSKNIHVTVKNELPELTTYHWHGLNVSGDIDGGCHTPVYPGESKVLNFKCDQPAATLWLHAHPCPSTAEQVWHGLATAVVVKDEHEASLPLPRNYGVDDIPLILQDRRFHEDNQWDYHKDYDPDGVQGPTAMINGTVNPYFDVTTQKVRFRILDGANRREWRLHFSDDLEFTQITGDGSLLTHPVKFTHLMLTCAERAEIVVDFSNYKPGDEVILYSDDVPIVHFRIHEFAKDDSKIPNDLFKMNAPEVTPDTPTHKIVMSGMDEEVAINDKKFNMQRIDTKQTLGSCEIWEVTNSNDCDGGMIHPYHMHGCLFQVLSRDGKEPYPNETGLKDTIAVDPNETVKLKVWFDHPGVFMYHCHIIEHEDGGMMAQIEVQDPKNPQKFNLMDMDTLMNAFAKERGVKPSELNLGGMECYDKMNMKM; encoded by the coding sequence ATGTCCGAAGAAGATAAAGTTTATAAGGATTATTTTTACTATGAACCTGCATTTAATACTCATGATGGAGGATATGTACCTCTAGAAGAACCAAATATTCCTCAACAAAAATTAAAAATCCCTGAACCTTTGAAGCCTGATAAAGAAACGGATACCGATATGTATTACACAGTCATTTCTGAAGCTGGTGAATCACAAATTATGCCTGGTATAAAGACAAAAACTTGGGGTTACAACCAACCACTACTAGGTAAAACAATCATTTTTAAACGTAGCAAAAATATTCACGTCACCGTTAAAAATGAATTACCCGAATTAACTACTTATCATTGGCATGGATTAAACGTTTCTGGTGATATTGATGGTGGTTGCCATACCCCTGTGTATCCAGGTGAGTCTAAAGTATTAAACTTTAAATGTGATCAACCTGCCGCTACATTATGGTTGCATGCTCATCCATGCCCATCAACAGCTGAACAAGTTTGGCACGGTCTAGCTACTGCTGTTGTCGTCAAGGATGAACATGAAGCATCACTACCCCTACCAAGAAATTATGGTGTTGATGATATTCCTTTGATTTTACAAGATCGTAGATTTCATGAAGATAATCAATGGGATTATCATAAAGATTATGATCCTGATGGTGTTCAAGGACCTACTGCGATGATCAATGGAACTGTTAATCCATATTTTGATGTAACTACTCAAAAAGTTCGTTTTAGAATTTTAGATGGTGCTAACCGTCGTGAATGGAGATTGCACTTTTCAGATGACCTAGAATTCACTCAAATTACTGGCGATGGTAGCTTATTAACACATCCTGTTAAATTCACCCATTTAATGTTAACTTGTGCTGAAAGAGCTGAAATCGTTGTTGATTTTAGTAATTATAAACCTGGTGATGAAGTAATCTTATATTCTGATGATGTTCCAATTGTTCATTTTAGAATACATGAATTTGCAAAAGATGATTCTAAAATTCCAAATGATTTGTTTAAAATGAATGCACCTGAAGTTACTCCAGATACCCCTACTCATAAAATTGTGATGTCTGGTATGGATGAAGAAGTCGCCATCAACGATAAAAAATTCAATATGCAAAGAATTGATACTAAACAAACATTAGGTAGTTGTGAAATTTGGGAAGTAACTAACTCTAATGACTGTGATGGAGGAATGATTCATCCATACCATATGCACGGTTGTTTATTCCAAGTGTTATCTAGAGATGGTAAAGAACCTTATCCTAACGAAACTGGATTAAAAGATACCATTGCTGTTGACCCTAATGAAACAGTCAAACTAAAAGTTTGGTTTGATCATCCTGGTGTATTTATGTATCATTGCCATATCATTGAACACGAAGATGGTGGTATGATGGCCCAAATTGAAGTTCAAGATCCAAAGAATCCACAAAAGTTTAATTTAATGGATATGGATACTTTAATGAATGCATTTGCCAAAGAACGTGGCGTAAAACCTTCTGAACTTAACTTAGGCGGTATGGAATGTTACGATAAAATGAATATGAAAATGTAA